A single genomic interval of Planktothrix sp. FACHB-1365 harbors:
- a CDS encoding HetP family heterocyst commitment protein has translation MSAQYSYNNSKVAKTLSEEQFEQILDAILSGKYSWACVLILRFAGYNPLHYIPYRTYNRLAKDNNSNSQPPTNTVAVQSSLKTKTSANVTQIRDLTYLEPIPEMGDGVSGGCRNFDDSELFSTHWKMN, from the coding sequence ATGTCTGCTCAATATTCCTACAATAACTCGAAAGTCGCTAAAACCCTCAGTGAAGAACAATTTGAACAAATCCTAGATGCAATTCTATCGGGAAAATATTCTTGGGCTTGTGTTTTAATTCTTCGTTTTGCTGGGTATAATCCACTGCATTATATTCCGTATCGTACTTACAACCGACTGGCTAAAGATAATAATTCTAATTCTCAGCCTCCAACTAACACTGTTGCGGTTCAGTCCAGCCTTAAAACTAAGACCTCTGCTAATGTTACCCAAATTCGAGACTTAACTTATTTAGAACCCATCCCTGAAATGGGTGATGGCGTTTCGGGGGGATGTCGAAATTTCGATGATTCTGAACTCTTCTCTACCCATTGGAAAATGAACTAA